A single Glycine soja cultivar W05 chromosome 14, ASM419377v2, whole genome shotgun sequence DNA region contains:
- the LOC114383176 gene encoding BAG family molecular chaperone regulator 1-like → KGGKMRETDLLNLIELLMNQLLKLDGIVVNGDVKLYRKIQVKIIQKYVETLDVLKVKNSMPSSNGDHATVQLQQKHSNGQQQKYLNGHHRSALAPIQEQQQEQEQPSRNSTSGVVVTTNWELFDSVPPLIPVPSTSPSPHPSETNKSGPPKFNWEFFN, encoded by the exons aaaggaggaaagatgcgcg aaacagATTTGCTTAATCTGATTGAGTTATTGATGAATCAATTGCTTAAATTGGATGGTATAGTGGTTAATGGGGATGTGAAACTATATAGGAAAATCCAA gtaaaaataattcaaaagtaTGTTGAAACACTTGATGTGTTGAAGGTTAAGAATTCTATGCCTAGTAGCAATGGAGACCATGCCACAGTGCAGCTTCAACAAAAGCATTCAAATGGGCAACAACAAAAGTATTTAAATGGACATCATAGATCAGCCTTAGCACCAATTCAAGAGCagcaacaagaacaagaacaacccTCAAGGAATTCCACCTCAGGAGTTGTAGTTACCACAAATTGGGAATTGTTTGATTCTGTCCCACCATTAATCCCTGTGCCATCCACATCCCCATCCCCACATCCCTCAGAGACCAATAAATCTGGTCCTCCCAAGTTCAATTGGGAATTCTTCAACTAA